A single window of Methylocella tundrae DNA harbors:
- the glgB gene encoding 1,4-alpha-glucan branching protein GlgB, which produces MGHDANIIATRPCWQISDADVEAILRARHNDPFAILGAHKVAQGVVIRAFAPHAEKLAALIDDGEAVALEARGGGFFEGLAQGRTAPPRYRLEASNAGGSWSFIDPYALPPVLGEMDDYLLVEGTHRLLYQRLGAHLMRLEGVDGVHFAVWAPHAARVSVVGDFNGWDGRLHQMRKRVDSGLWEIFAPDVIEGTAYKYEIISRDGRLLPLKADPVGFAGELRPSTASLVARTDKFTWSDADYLDHRRNGEAWRQPMTILEAHLGSWRRGEGGRFLTYDELAEQLIPYAVDLGFTHLELMPISEHPLDASWGYQPIGLFAPTRRFGDPAGFARFVDKAHAAGLAIILDWVPAHFPTDVHGLALFDGQPLYEHADPRRGFHPDWNTAIYDFGRREVAGFLAANALFWLDRYHIDGLRVDAVASMLYLDYSRNPGEWLPNPDGSNDNRDAVGFLKRFNELVYETYPGVVTLAEESTAWAGVSAPTSSGGLGFGFKWNMGFMHDTLEYMEIDPIHRRWHHDKMTFGLIYAFSENFVLPLSHDEVTHGKGSLLSKMSGDDWQMFANLRAYYGYMWGHPGKKLLFMGQEFAQRREWSEEGELDWRLLDAPAHKGVQTLIRDLNRLHRSLRALHLRDSEPGCFAWIIGDDRDQSVFAFARFGEAGDPPVVVINNFTPEPRHNYTVGLPRAGIWREFLNTDATVYGGSGVGNFGSITARDVPAHGQPASAQVTLPPLATLYFVPEA; this is translated from the coding sequence ATGGGGCATGACGCGAACATAATCGCGACGCGGCCTTGCTGGCAGATCAGCGACGCCGATGTGGAAGCCATCCTAAGAGCGCGCCACAATGATCCGTTCGCGATTCTTGGAGCCCATAAGGTTGCGCAAGGGGTCGTTATCCGGGCCTTTGCGCCGCATGCCGAAAAGCTTGCCGCCTTGATCGACGATGGCGAAGCGGTCGCGCTCGAGGCGCGCGGCGGCGGCTTTTTCGAAGGGCTCGCTCAGGGCCGGACCGCGCCGCCGCGCTATCGCCTCGAAGCGTCGAACGCCGGCGGATCCTGGAGTTTCATTGATCCTTACGCCCTGCCGCCCGTGCTTGGCGAGATGGATGATTATCTCCTCGTCGAAGGCACGCATCGCCTGCTCTACCAGCGTCTCGGCGCTCATCTCATGCGCCTTGAAGGCGTTGATGGCGTTCATTTCGCGGTCTGGGCGCCGCACGCCGCCCGCGTCTCCGTCGTCGGCGACTTCAACGGCTGGGACGGGCGGCTGCACCAGATGCGAAAGCGCGTCGACTCAGGGCTCTGGGAGATCTTCGCTCCCGATGTCATCGAGGGAACCGCCTACAAGTATGAGATCATCTCGCGCGATGGGCGGCTGTTGCCGCTCAAGGCGGACCCTGTTGGATTTGCCGGAGAGCTCCGTCCCTCGACGGCTTCGCTCGTCGCGCGCACGGACAAGTTCACCTGGTCGGACGCCGATTATCTCGACCATCGCCGAAACGGCGAGGCCTGGCGCCAGCCGATGACGATTCTCGAGGCGCATCTTGGCTCGTGGCGGCGCGGCGAAGGCGGCCGCTTCCTGACCTATGACGAACTCGCCGAGCAATTGATCCCCTACGCCGTCGATCTCGGCTTCACTCACCTCGAGCTGATGCCCATATCCGAACATCCGCTTGACGCCTCCTGGGGTTATCAGCCGATCGGTCTTTTCGCCCCGACGCGCCGATTTGGCGATCCGGCGGGATTTGCGCGTTTTGTCGACAAGGCGCATGCCGCCGGGCTCGCCATTATCCTCGACTGGGTTCCGGCCCATTTCCCAACCGACGTGCACGGGCTCGCCCTCTTCGACGGGCAGCCTCTCTATGAGCACGCCGACCCGCGCCGTGGATTTCATCCAGACTGGAACACGGCAATCTATGATTTCGGCCGCCGCGAAGTGGCCGGTTTCCTGGCGGCGAACGCCCTTTTCTGGCTCGACCGCTATCATATCGACGGGCTGCGCGTCGACGCCGTCGCCTCGATGCTCTACCTCGATTATTCGCGCAACCCCGGCGAATGGCTGCCAAATCCCGACGGCAGCAACGACAATCGCGACGCGGTCGGCTTTTTGAAAAGGTTCAACGAACTCGTTTATGAAACCTATCCGGGCGTCGTCACGTTGGCGGAGGAATCCACGGCCTGGGCCGGCGTCTCGGCTCCGACCAGTTCGGGCGGGCTCGGCTTCGGCTTCAAGTGGAACATGGGCTTCATGCACGATACGCTGGAATATATGGAGATCGATCCGATCCATCGCCGCTGGCATCATGACAAGATGACCTTTGGCCTCATCTACGCCTTTTCCGAGAATTTCGTACTGCCGCTCAGCCATGATGAAGTCACGCATGGCAAGGGATCGCTGCTCAGTAAAATGTCCGGCGACGACTGGCAGATGTTCGCCAATCTTCGCGCCTATTACGGCTACATGTGGGGACATCCCGGCAAGAAACTCCTGTTCATGGGGCAGGAATTCGCCCAACGGCGCGAGTGGAGCGAAGAGGGCGAACTCGACTGGCGTCTTCTCGACGCGCCGGCGCACAAGGGCGTGCAGACGCTGATCCGCGACCTCAACCGCCTGCACAGGAGCTTGCGCGCACTGCATCTGCGCGATAGCGAGCCTGGCTGTTTCGCATGGATCATCGGCGATGACCGCGATCAGTCCGTCTTCGCCTTCGCGCGGTTTGGCGAGGCCGGCGACCCGCCGGTCGTCGTCATCAATAATTTCACGCCGGAGCCGCGCCATAATTATACAGTCGGCCTGCCGCGCGCCGGGATCTGGCGCGAATTCCTCAACACGGACGCCACCGTCTACGGGGGCTCCGGCGTCGGCAATTTCGGCTCTATCACGGCGCGCGACGTCCCGGCGCACGGTCAGCCTGCCTCGGCGCAAGTCACGCTGCCGCCACTGGCGACGCTCTATTTCGTCCCGGAGGCCTGA
- the glgC gene encoding glucose-1-phosphate adenylyltransferase, translated as MRLSAPIGRQAMAFVLAGGRGSRLLELTDRRAKPAVYFGGKMRIIDFALSNALNSGIRRIGVATQYKAHSLIGHLTRGWNFFRPGSNESFDIMPASQRVSEDQWYAGTADAVFQNIDIIRDRAPKYMVILAGDHIYKMDYEVMLQQHADSGADVTIGCLEVPRLEASAFGVMHVDDKDRVIAFIEKPAAPPPMPGDPERALASMGIYVFETNFLFEQLERDAYDPHSSRDFGKDIIPYLVKHGKAVAHHFSDSCVRSSDDEPSYWRDVGTVDAYWEGNIDLTDIVPDLDLFDKDWPIWTDSAVTPPAKFVHDEDTRRGMAVSSVVSGGCIISGAKVKRSLLSTGVRVNSYCDVENAVILPYVEVGRSTRLRNVVIDRGVKIPEGLVVGEDPVADGKRFRRTEKGICLITQTMIDRLA; from the coding sequence ATGAGATTGAGCGCGCCAATTGGACGCCAAGCCATGGCTTTTGTCCTGGCGGGAGGCCGCGGCAGCCGCCTACTCGAATTGACGGACCGGCGCGCCAAACCAGCGGTCTATTTCGGCGGCAAGATGCGGATCATCGACTTCGCTTTGTCGAATGCGCTGAACTCCGGCATCCGCCGCATCGGCGTCGCCACGCAATACAAGGCGCACAGCCTCATCGGACATCTGACGCGCGGCTGGAACTTTTTTCGGCCCGGCAGCAATGAAAGCTTCGACATCATGCCGGCCAGCCAGCGCGTGTCCGAGGATCAATGGTATGCCGGCACCGCCGACGCAGTGTTTCAGAATATCGACATCATCCGCGACCGCGCCCCGAAATATATGGTCATTCTCGCCGGCGACCACATCTACAAGATGGACTATGAGGTCATGCTGCAGCAGCACGCCGACTCGGGCGCCGACGTCACCATCGGATGCCTCGAAGTGCCGCGGCTCGAGGCGAGCGCCTTTGGCGTCATGCATGTCGACGACAAGGACCGGGTCATCGCGTTCATCGAAAAACCCGCCGCTCCGCCGCCGATGCCAGGCGATCCCGAGAGGGCGCTCGCCTCGATGGGCATTTATGTTTTTGAAACGAACTTCCTGTTCGAACAGCTTGAACGAGACGCTTATGATCCGCATTCAAGCCGCGATTTCGGCAAGGACATCATTCCCTATCTCGTCAAACACGGCAAAGCGGTCGCGCATCACTTTTCGGATTCCTGCGTGCGCTCTTCGGACGACGAGCCCTCCTACTGGCGCGACGTCGGCACGGTCGACGCCTACTGGGAAGGCAATATCGACCTCACCGACATAGTTCCCGATCTCGACCTTTTCGACAAGGACTGGCCGATCTGGACCGATAGCGCGGTCACGCCGCCGGCAAAATTCGTGCATGATGAAGACACGCGCCGCGGCATGGCGGTTTCATCGGTCGTGTCAGGCGGATGCATCATTTCAGGCGCCAAGGTCAAGCGATCGCTTCTCTCGACCGGCGTCAGGGTCAATTCCTATTGCGACGTTGAGAATGCGGTCATCCTGCCTTATGTCGAGGTCGGACGGTCAACCCGCCTTCGCAATGTCGTCATCGACCGCGGCGTAAAGATCCCGGAGGGTCTCGTCGTCGGCGAAGATCCGGTCGCAGACGGCAAGCGATTTCGCCGCACGGAGAAAGGGATCTGCCTGATTACTCAAACCATGATCGACCGCTTAGCATGA
- the glgA gene encoding glycogen synthase GlgA — protein MSDVTVLAVVSEIFPLVKTGGLADVAGALPSALVPEGVEVVTLTPGYPAVMKAIIHAETVVEAEQIFGGEARVLRADAAGLDLFVLDAPHLFNRPGGPYAGPDGQDWPDNPFRFAALSRAGAQLALGFAPGFAPDVVHTHDWQAGLTAAYLHYDGRPRPGTVATIHNLAFQGQYPAELLGALGLPHEAFAIEGVEYYGMIGFLKAALALSDRITTVSPTYAAEIRTPDFGMGLDGLLRARGMAVTGILNGVDEDIWDPSIDPLIAEPFDVRTLARRPANKALLQRKFGLDVDPGALLFGVVSRLSWQKGQDLLLANLGVLERIGAQLVVLGSGDPDLEQQLLAAAAKQPRRIGALIGYDEATAHQIQAGADAILIPSRFEPCGLTQLCALRYGALPIVARVGGLADTIVDANEMALAAGLGTGLQFSPVTAEMLGATLERASRLWGEPEIWDELIENGMMTDVSWRRPAAAYAKLYRDLIRHRRAGLKFSTS, from the coding sequence ATGAGCGACGTCACGGTTCTGGCCGTCGTTTCCGAGATTTTCCCGCTGGTCAAGACCGGCGGCCTCGCCGATGTCGCCGGCGCGCTGCCCTCGGCACTGGTCCCCGAGGGCGTTGAGGTCGTGACCCTGACGCCCGGCTATCCCGCGGTGATGAAGGCAATCATTCACGCTGAAACCGTGGTCGAGGCGGAGCAGATTTTTGGCGGCGAGGCGCGGGTTTTGCGCGCCGACGCCGCCGGGCTCGATCTTTTCGTGCTCGACGCGCCGCATCTTTTCAATCGTCCGGGCGGTCCCTATGCCGGACCCGACGGGCAGGACTGGCCGGATAATCCCTTTCGCTTCGCGGCCCTCAGCCGCGCCGGGGCGCAGCTCGCCCTCGGCTTCGCGCCCGGCTTTGCCCCCGATGTCGTTCATACGCACGACTGGCAGGCGGGCCTGACCGCGGCCTATCTCCACTATGACGGCCGCCCTCGCCCGGGAACCGTGGCGACGATCCACAATCTTGCTTTTCAGGGCCAATATCCCGCCGAGCTGCTCGGCGCGCTCGGTCTGCCGCATGAAGCCTTCGCGATCGAGGGGGTGGAATATTACGGCATGATCGGCTTTCTGAAAGCCGCTCTCGCCCTCTCCGACCGCATTACCACTGTGTCGCCGACTTACGCCGCCGAGATACGCACGCCAGATTTCGGCATGGGCCTCGATGGGCTTTTACGCGCCCGGGGCATGGCGGTGACCGGCATCCTCAATGGCGTCGACGAAGACATTTGGGACCCCTCCATCGATCCGCTGATTGCGGAGCCTTTCGACGTGCGCACGCTGGCGCGCCGCCCGGCCAACAAGGCGCTACTTCAGCGCAAGTTCGGCCTCGACGTCGATCCGGGCGCGCTGCTGTTTGGCGTCGTGAGCCGCCTCTCCTGGCAAAAGGGGCAAGACCTCCTGCTGGCCAATCTCGGCGTTCTCGAGCGCATCGGCGCTCAGCTCGTCGTCCTCGGTTCGGGAGATCCCGATCTCGAACAGCAGCTTCTGGCGGCGGCGGCCAAACAGCCGCGCCGCATTGGCGCATTGATCGGCTATGACGAGGCGACCGCTCATCAGATTCAGGCCGGCGCGGACGCCATTTTGATCCCATCGCGCTTCGAGCCTTGCGGATTGACGCAGCTCTGCGCGCTGCGCTACGGGGCGCTTCCCATTGTCGCCCGCGTCGGGGGTCTTGCCGACACCATCGTCGACGCCAATGAGATGGCTCTCGCCGCCGGGCTTGGAACCGGCCTGCAATTTTCTCCGGTAACGGCCGAAATGCTGGGCGCCACTCTGGAGCGCGCCTCGCGGCTCTGGGGCGAGCCCGAGATCTGGGACGAATTGATCGAAAACGGCATGATGACCGATGTGTCGTGGCGGCGCCCCGCGGCCGCTTACGCGAAACTCTATCGCGACCTCATCCGCCATCGGCGCGCTGGCCTCAAATTCTCAACCTCGTGA
- a CDS encoding alpha-D-glucose phosphate-specific phosphoglucomutase, whose protein sequence is MIETIATTPFEGQRPGTSGLRKKTPVFQTPGYLENFVQSIFDSLEGFEGATLVLGGDGRFFNREAIQVVLKMALANGFGKILVGRGGILSTPAASHLIRKFSAFGGVVLSASHNPGGPHGDFGIKYNSANGGPAPEKVTEAIFERTKAISRYRILQTADVDLDRTGSLRLGPGAVEIIDPVADYAQLMQQLFDFDRIAGLFKSGFRLRFDAMSAVTGPYAARIFQDLLGAPAGSVLNAKPLPDFGGHHPDPNLVHARHLYDLAMTADGPDLCAASDGDGDRNLIIGRGRFVTPSDSLAILAANAHLAPGYAGGLKGIARSMPTSRAADKVAEKLGVPLFETPTGWKFFGNLLDAGLATICGEESAGTGSDHVREKDGLWAILLWLNILAVRGESIDAIVTKHWADYGRNFYARYDYEEVEADGANALIKALRDGLPGLKGKHYGALRIDAADDFAYHDPVDGSDSTHQGIRIHFEDGGRIVYRLSGTGTAGATLRVYIERFEPDPARQHQDTATALGDLIGLSNEIAGIAKFTGRTAPSVIT, encoded by the coding sequence ATGATTGAAACCATAGCGACGACGCCCTTCGAGGGACAGAGGCCTGGAACGTCGGGGCTGCGCAAAAAGACGCCCGTGTTCCAGACGCCAGGCTATCTCGAAAATTTCGTGCAATCGATCTTCGACAGTCTCGAAGGCTTCGAGGGCGCGACTTTGGTCCTCGGCGGCGACGGACGCTTCTTCAATCGCGAAGCAATACAGGTCGTCCTCAAAATGGCGCTCGCCAATGGCTTCGGCAAAATACTGGTCGGACGCGGCGGCATATTATCGACGCCCGCCGCCTCGCACCTGATCCGCAAATTCAGCGCTTTTGGTGGCGTCGTTCTCAGCGCCAGCCACAATCCGGGCGGCCCGCACGGCGATTTCGGGATCAAATACAATTCCGCCAATGGCGGACCGGCGCCAGAAAAAGTCACGGAAGCGATTTTTGAGCGCACGAAAGCCATCTCCCGCTATCGCATCCTGCAAACCGCCGACGTCGACCTTGACAGAACCGGCTCGCTGAGGCTCGGGCCGGGCGCCGTCGAGATCATCGATCCCGTCGCCGATTACGCGCAACTGATGCAGCAGCTCTTCGACTTCGACAGGATTGCTGGGCTTTTCAAATCCGGCTTTCGCCTGCGTTTTGACGCCATGTCGGCGGTGACGGGCCCCTATGCGGCGCGGATTTTCCAGGATCTCCTCGGCGCGCCGGCGGGGTCGGTCCTCAACGCGAAGCCTCTGCCAGATTTTGGCGGCCACCATCCAGACCCAAACCTCGTCCACGCCAGGCATCTCTACGATCTCGCAATGACGGCGGATGGCCCTGACCTCTGCGCCGCCTCTGACGGCGACGGCGACCGAAATCTCATCATTGGCCGCGGGCGCTTCGTGACGCCCTCCGACAGTCTCGCCATTCTCGCGGCCAATGCGCATCTGGCGCCCGGCTACGCAGGCGGCCTCAAGGGCATTGCCCGCTCGATGCCGACAAGCCGCGCCGCTGACAAGGTCGCGGAAAAGCTTGGCGTCCCTCTGTTCGAGACGCCGACGGGGTGGAAATTCTTCGGCAATCTGCTCGACGCGGGTTTGGCCACAATCTGCGGCGAGGAAAGCGCCGGAACCGGCTCCGATCATGTCCGCGAGAAGGACGGACTTTGGGCGATCCTGCTCTGGCTCAACATACTGGCGGTGCGCGGCGAAAGCATCGACGCCATCGTCACGAAACATTGGGCGGACTATGGCCGCAACTTCTATGCCCGATATGATTATGAAGAAGTCGAAGCCGATGGCGCCAACGCCCTGATCAAGGCGTTGCGCGACGGACTGCCGGGCCTTAAGGGCAAGCATTATGGCGCCTTGAGGATCGACGCAGCCGATGATTTTGCCTATCACGATCCCGTCGACGGCTCTGATTCCACACATCAGGGCATTCGCATCCATTTCGAGGATGGCGGGCGCATCGTCTATCGCCTCTCCGGCACCGGCACCGCCGGCGCGACGCTGCGGGTCTATATCGAGCGCTTCGAGCCGGATCCCGCGCGCCAGCATCAGGATACCGCGACGGCCCTTGGCGATCTGATCGGCCTTTCGAACGAGATTGCGGGAATCGCGAAATTTACCGGGCGCACGGCGCCGTCGGTGATCACCTGA
- the glgX gene encoding glycogen debranching protein GlgX produces MMHGVGPGRAEPLGVFAEEGGINVAVAAGDAEAIFLSLFDEADRETARIKLPGRTGDVFHAHISGVGVGARYGLRAQGSFDPVQGRRFNAEKLLVDPYATRLDRPFKLHASLFDARIHGAAEDHADSGPFVPKAIVEAPVPLPQPRRPAVAWRDLIIYEMHVRGFTEAHPDIPEALRGTFAGLAHPAAIAHLTRLGVTAVELLPIAAWIDERHLPALGLSNYWGYNPIAFLAPDPRLAPGNWPEVRAAVAALQAAGIAVILDVVLNHTGESDDLGPTVCLRGLDNSAYRLEPDNLAIYENQAGCGNVLALERPQTLRLALEALRTAATRAGVDGFRYDLAPVLARAPDGFDPAHPFLAAVAQDPTLRDLIHIAEPWDLGLGGYQLGAFPAGWGEWNDKSRDAFRRFWRGDEGLKGTLATRLAGSADIFAPRHRALSRSINFVTAHDGFTLADLVAHTHKRNEANGEHNRDGSDDNLSWNCGAEGESIDPAIIARRKGDARALLATLIASRGTPMLCMGDELGRTQKGNNNAYAQDNSLTWVDWAGADAELIGFVSRLIRLRRTVGALSAEAPLTGAPSDPSGIPDVEWLNLNGSPLRPRDWHEPGSEALIAVFYDGGDKEQEASRAAVLLNRGFDAPQAQLPAPRDGHVWMLEIDSADPGAEGKPVADGRLSLAPRSAAILIETRARAAGRGGIDDHVLDALAEAAGVVSHWWDVEGRLHKVKAGAKQALLKSLDLSAVSTGEARARLAELSQERTFRPLPVATTISVGGDRTLRLGGALAGSQRPFALTIACEDGSIHEVEITPQLGRRGEALAPDGRRALICDIPLPELPLGRHEIMADAAPESSGHLAVVPGVAFLPTSLREGRVFGLAAQLYGLRREGPNERGDQGVGDFTCLRLLAEEAARAGAVTVGVNPLHALYPHDPERASPYHPSDRRFLDPLAIDAFDPPAQLLTDSVRAALSRLTPEATRLSGLRLVDYSAVSALKNRLFDVIHAAFRARRLAAPDDALVIAYERFVAGGGESLRRFAIFTAIERRIGGTLGQFGPELSAPHAPGIASFAAEHEDEIERANFLQFLADRQFAAAAQAGFEAGLSLGFYRDLAVGCAPDGAEAFSEASRLMQGVSIGAPPDPLGPKGQIWGLPPFDPRALARDGYASFGRLIAANMAYAGILRIDHVLGLKRLFLVPDGAEAADGAYLACPFDALMGQVMLESVRNNTAVVGEDLGTVPEGMREELAARNILSYRVMRFEREGADFVRPEDYPALAAACVATHDLPPLAGWWQGADLAEAATLGHLADEGQAFAARTEEKAELIEAVAGPEFSAREVDLDAPLTSATAAAVHEFIARSNAALVLVQTDDLAMETIPTNLPGTDRERPNWRRKIFSPVEGLFDLPAARAIIEAVRRQRTLSD; encoded by the coding sequence ATGATGCATGGCGTCGGCCCTGGCCGGGCGGAGCCGCTCGGCGTTTTTGCAGAAGAAGGCGGGATCAATGTCGCTGTCGCCGCCGGCGACGCCGAGGCCATCTTTCTGTCGCTCTTCGATGAAGCCGACCGCGAGACCGCGCGCATAAAGCTTCCCGGGCGCACGGGCGACGTGTTTCACGCACATATATCGGGCGTCGGCGTCGGCGCGCGCTATGGCCTGCGCGCGCAAGGATCATTCGATCCCGTGCAGGGTCGGCGCTTCAACGCCGAAAAACTTCTCGTCGATCCTTACGCGACCCGGCTCGACCGCCCGTTCAAGCTGCACGCTTCACTGTTCGACGCGCGCATTCACGGCGCGGCGGAAGATCACGCCGACAGCGGGCCCTTTGTCCCCAAGGCGATCGTCGAAGCGCCGGTCCCGCTGCCTCAGCCACGTCGCCCCGCCGTCGCCTGGCGCGATCTCATCATCTATGAAATGCATGTGCGGGGGTTCACTGAGGCCCATCCGGATATTCCTGAGGCCCTTCGCGGCACTTTCGCAGGACTTGCTCATCCAGCCGCGATCGCTCACCTGACCCGGCTTGGAGTGACAGCCGTCGAACTGCTGCCAATCGCGGCATGGATCGACGAACGCCATCTGCCTGCGCTCGGCCTCTCCAATTACTGGGGCTATAATCCGATCGCCTTTCTCGCGCCGGACCCAAGGCTTGCTCCCGGCAACTGGCCCGAGGTGCGCGCCGCCGTCGCGGCGCTGCAGGCGGCAGGGATCGCCGTCATCCTCGACGTCGTGCTAAACCATACGGGCGAGAGCGACGATTTAGGCCCCACCGTTTGCTTGCGCGGGCTCGACAACAGCGCCTATCGCCTCGAGCCGGACAATCTGGCGATTTATGAGAATCAGGCGGGCTGCGGCAATGTTCTCGCGCTGGAGCGGCCACAAACTCTCCGCCTCGCGCTGGAGGCGCTGCGCACCGCCGCCACCCGCGCCGGCGTCGATGGCTTCCGCTATGATCTCGCCCCCGTGCTGGCGCGCGCGCCCGATGGCTTCGACCCCGCCCATCCCTTCCTCGCGGCCGTCGCTCAGGACCCGACGCTGCGCGATCTGATCCATATCGCCGAGCCCTGGGATCTTGGCCTCGGCGGCTATCAGTTGGGGGCGTTCCCCGCCGGCTGGGGCGAGTGGAACGATAAATCGCGCGACGCCTTCCGGCGCTTCTGGCGTGGCGATGAGGGTCTTAAGGGAACATTGGCGACGCGTCTTGCGGGCTCGGCCGATATTTTCGCGCCGCGCCATCGCGCGTTGTCGCGCTCGATCAATTTCGTCACGGCGCATGACGGCTTCACTCTCGCCGATCTCGTCGCCCACACGCACAAGCGCAATGAAGCCAATGGCGAGCATAACCGCGACGGAAGCGACGATAATCTGTCGTGGAACTGCGGCGCCGAAGGCGAGAGCATTGATCCCGCCATCATCGCGCGCCGAAAAGGCGACGCGCGCGCTCTGCTTGCGACCTTGATCGCATCGCGCGGCACGCCGATGCTGTGCATGGGCGATGAACTCGGCCGCACGCAGAAAGGCAACAACAACGCCTATGCGCAAGACAACAGCCTCACCTGGGTGGATTGGGCCGGCGCCGACGCCGAACTCATCGGCTTCGTGAGCCGTCTCATCAGGCTTCGCCGCACGGTTGGCGCACTGAGCGCCGAAGCGCCCCTGACCGGAGCGCCGTCCGATCCCTCAGGCATTCCAGACGTCGAATGGCTCAACCTCAATGGGTCCCCCTTACGGCCGCGCGATTGGCATGAACCGGGCTCTGAAGCGCTCATCGCCGTCTTTTATGACGGCGGGGATAAGGAACAGGAGGCAAGCCGCGCCGCCGTTTTGCTGAACCGCGGATTTGATGCGCCGCAGGCGCAGCTTCCCGCCCCGCGTGACGGCCATGTCTGGATGCTCGAAATTGATTCAGCCGATCCCGGCGCGGAGGGAAAGCCGGTCGCGGACGGCAGGCTGTCTCTCGCGCCGCGCTCGGCGGCGATCCTGATCGAGACGCGCGCGCGGGCGGCGGGGCGCGGCGGAATCGACGATCACGTGCTTGACGCGCTGGCGGAGGCGGCCGGCGTCGTCAGCCATTGGTGGGATGTCGAGGGCCGCCTCCATAAAGTCAAGGCGGGCGCCAAGCAGGCGTTGCTCAAAAGCCTTGATCTTTCGGCGGTCTCGACGGGCGAGGCCCGCGCGCGCCTCGCGGAACTCTCGCAGGAGCGCACATTCCGGCCCCTGCCCGTCGCCACGACGATTTCGGTTGGCGGGGATCGAACGCTTCGCCTCGGCGGCGCGCTCGCCGGGAGCCAGCGGCCCTTCGCCCTGACCATCGCCTGCGAGGATGGATCCATTCATGAGGTCGAGATCACGCCGCAGCTCGGCCGCCGCGGCGAGGCCTTGGCGCCAGACGGGCGTCGGGCGCTGATCTGCGACATCCCGCTTCCCGAACTGCCGCTGGGGCGCCATGAAATCATGGCCGACGCCGCGCCGGAGAGTTCGGGCCATCTCGCCGTCGTCCCTGGCGTCGCCTTCCTCCCTACGAGCCTGCGCGAAGGCCGCGTCTTCGGTCTCGCCGCCCAACTCTATGGCCTACGGCGCGAGGGGCCGAATGAGCGCGGCGATCAGGGCGTCGGCGATTTCACCTGCCTGCGCCTGCTTGCCGAAGAAGCCGCGCGCGCGGGCGCCGTGACGGTCGGCGTCAATCCGCTGCATGCGCTTTATCCGCATGATCCTGAACGCGCGAGCCCCTATCATCCCTCCGACCGGCGCTTTCTCGATCCACTTGCGATCGACGCCTTCGACCCGCCTGCGCAACTCCTCACCGACTCGGTCCGCGCCGCGCTTTCGAGATTGACGCCCGAAGCCACGCGGCTTTCCGGGTTGCGGCTGGTCGATTACAGCGCCGTCTCCGCGTTGAAAAATCGCCTTTTCGACGTCATTCACGCGGCTTTCCGCGCGCGGCGCCTCGCAGCCCCCGACGACGCCTTGGTCATCGCGTATGAGCGCTTTGTCGCCGGCGGCGGAGAGAGCCTGCGGCGCTTCGCGATCTTCACCGCCATTGAGCGCAGAATCGGCGGAACGCTCGGCCAATTCGGGCCGGAACTTTCCGCGCCCCACGCGCCGGGAATCGCGAGTTTCGCCGCCGAGCATGAAGACGAGATCGAGCGCGCGAACTTCCTGCAATTTCTCGCGGACCGGCAGTTCGCCGCGGCCGCGCAGGCCGGCTTTGAGGCCGGCCTTTCATTGGGCTTTTACCGGGACCTCGCGGTTGGCTGCGCGCCGGATGGCGCGGAGGCTTTTTCAGAAGCGAGCCGCCTGATGCAGGGCGTATCGATCGGCGCCCCGCCCGATCCGCTGGGGCCAAAGGGTCAAATCTGGGGGCTGCCGCCATTCGACCCGCGCGCTCTCGCCCGAGATGGCTATGCGAGCTTCGGGCGCCTCATCGCCGCGAACATGGCTTATGCCGGCATTTTACGCATTGATCATGTTCTCGGGCTCAAACGTCTGTTTCTCGTGCCGGACGGCGCGGAAGCCGCCGACGGCGCCTACCTCGCCTGCCCCTTTGACGCCTTGATGGGTCAGGTGATGCTGGAAAGCGTACGCAACAACACCGCGGTGGTCGGCGAAGACCTCGGCACAGTCCCCGAGGGGATGCGCGAAGAGCTCGCCGCGAGGAACATTCTCTCCTATCGCGTCATGCGTTTCGAGCGGGAGGGCGCTGATTTTGTGCGGCCGGAAGATTATCCGGCGCTCGCGGCGGCCTGCGTCGCAACGCATGACCTGCCGCCGCTCGCCGGCTGGTGGCAAGGCGCCGATCTTGCCGAAGCCGCGACCCTTGGCCATTTGGCTGACGAGGGGCAGGCTTTTGCCGCCCGAACAGAAGAAAAGGCGGAGTTGATCGAGGCCGTGGCTGGCCCTGAATTTTCCGCCCGCGAAGTCGACCTCGATGCGCCCTTGACCTCTGCGACCGCCGCGGCGGTGCATGAGTTCATTGCGCGGTCCAACGCTGCGCTCGTCCTTGTGCAAACTGACGATCTCGCCATGGAGACGATACCGACCAACCTGCCCGGCACCGACCGTGAGCGGCCGAATTGGCGGCGCAAGATTTTTTCGCCCGTTGAAGGGCTCTTTGACCTTCCCGCGGCGCGCGCGATCATCGAGGCCGTGAGGCGCCAAAGAACGCTTTCCGATTGA